A section of the Etheostoma cragini isolate CJK2018 chromosome 12, CSU_Ecrag_1.0, whole genome shotgun sequence genome encodes:
- the basp1 gene encoding brain acid soluble protein 1 homolog: MGGKLSKKKKGYNVNDDKAKDKDAKAEGASAEESEAPKDNKDEAPAATDTKEVANDTAAKEAPAADAAAPKEEEKNATPAAKEPEKPAANAEPKTEAPKSAEPAKAEEKPAAAAAAPAKESAPAAKEPEAKAAAPAPAAESKDEADAKKTEAPAAPAAKAEAAPVASPDPKPTEAATAAAPAPAKEAAAAPSSTPAAEPPAKEANATEAPSKDQTVAVQD; encoded by the coding sequence ATGGGAGGCAAGCTCAGCAAAAAGAAGAAGGGATACAACGTAAACGATGACAAGGCAAAAGACAAGGATGCCAAAGCAGAGGGGGCCTCGGCCGAGGAGAGCGAAGCACCGAAGGACAACAAAGACGAGGCCCCGGCCGCCACCGACACTAAGGAGGTAGCAAACGACACGGCGGCCAAGGAGGCGCCGGCAGCGGACGCCGCAGCGCccaaagaggaggaaaagaacgCCACTCCCGCCGCAAAGGAGCCCGAGAAGCCTGCCGCCAACGCCGAGCCCAAAACAGAGGCGCCCAAGAGCGCAGAGCCCGCCAAGGCTGAGGAGAAACCAGCTGCCGCCGCCGCGGCCCCGGCTAAAGAATCGGCCCCGGCCGCCAAGGAACCCGAAGCTAAAGCCGCGGCACCTGCCCCGGCGGCTGAGAGCAAAGATGAGGCCGACGCCAAAAAGACTGAGGCCCCCGCGGCACCAGCAGCCAAAGCCGAGGCGGCCCCCGTTGCATCCCCTGACCCCAAGCCCACAGAGGCGGCGACGGCGGCGGCTCCCGCACCAGCAAAGGAGGCCGCCGCAGCCCCTAGTTCAACACCAGCCGCCGAGCCTCCCGCCAAGGAGGCGAACGCCACAGAGGCGCCAAGCAAGGATCAAACCGTAGCAGTTCAAGATTAA